A stretch of the Desulfovibrio porci genome encodes the following:
- a CDS encoding SlyX family protein, translated as MPDLEQRLTRLEELNFFQEQRLKELDAALTAQQSQLDTVEKELADALAVIRLLREKLSEQPDNSLPPHFMPERY; from the coding sequence ATGCCCGATCTTGAACAACGCCTGACCCGGCTGGAAGAATTGAACTTCTTTCAGGAACAGCGCCTGAAAGAACTGGACGCCGCGCTGACGGCCCAACAGTCTCAACTGGACACGGTGGAGAAAGAGCTGGCTGACGCTCTGGCCGTGATCCGCCTGCTGCGCGAGAAGCTGTCCGAACAGCCGGACAACAGCCTGCCGCCACATTTCATGCCGGAACGCTATTAG
- a CDS encoding GNAT family N-acetyltransferase, protein MISSAGWTSGPGSARCMWRGSTGGHGYGRRLLDYARADARRLGFRKIYLSTEHVGYYERYGFVYLGQGWHPWGESSRIYAAPL, encoded by the coding sequence ATGATTTCATCAGCCGGATGGACCTCTGGCCCTGGATCTGCGCGCTGTATGTGGCGCGGGAGCACCGGGGGGCATGGGTACGGCCGCCGGCTGCTGGATTACGCCAGGGCTGACGCCAGGCGGCTCGGTTTCCGCAAGATCTATCTCAGCACGGAACATGTCGGTTATTACGAACGCTATGGCTTTGTTTATTTGGGGCAAGGCTGGCACCCTTGGGGAGAAAGCTCCCGCATCTACGCGGCCCCGCTCTGA
- the qmoC gene encoding quinone-interacting membrane-bound oxidoreductase complex subunit QmoC, with protein sequence MAQCTLKPDLEFARELTEAGGESLKKCFQCATCSVACPLAPANAPYPRKEMVWASWGLRDKLRADVDLWLCHNCGNCSDLCPRGAKPADMMAAARNVIYKDLTAPSIVGKWMSKASGLPILFAIPAVLWLIVWWIRAGYNNGEWFPRAADGRIVFGQIFYGDYTIDPIFMLTFFGACFILLRGVMKLWAMFKPEGRMTVIGKTKCWVWHLWDVLWDEIITHRKFNDCEDGPATGKDTPNRKYGHAILVWSFVILAFVTAVVALGHWGGKIIPLIKIETPMPLTFPVKILANIGALMLLCGLAILTVRRLRLNPDYQGSSFYDWYLLGIIWLVAVTGVLSQCFRLADAIKPAFMVYYLHLVFVWMLFAYLPWSKLGHLVYRTAALVYVRMYGRSN encoded by the coding sequence ATGGCACAATGTACGCTTAAACCGGATCTTGAGTTTGCCCGGGAGCTCACGGAAGCGGGGGGCGAATCCCTCAAGAAATGCTTCCAGTGCGCCACCTGTTCCGTGGCCTGCCCGCTTGCCCCGGCCAATGCGCCCTATCCGCGCAAGGAAATGGTCTGGGCCTCCTGGGGCCTCAGGGACAAGCTGCGCGCCGATGTGGACCTCTGGCTCTGCCACAATTGCGGCAACTGCTCGGACCTCTGCCCGCGCGGCGCCAAGCCAGCGGACATGATGGCCGCGGCCCGCAACGTGATCTATAAAGACCTCACCGCGCCTTCCATCGTGGGCAAGTGGATGAGCAAGGCCTCGGGCCTGCCCATCCTCTTCGCCATTCCGGCGGTGCTCTGGCTGATTGTCTGGTGGATCCGCGCCGGCTACAACAACGGCGAATGGTTCCCGCGCGCCGCCGACGGCCGCATCGTCTTCGGCCAGATCTTCTACGGCGACTACACCATCGACCCCATCTTCATGCTCACCTTCTTCGGGGCCTGCTTCATCCTGCTGCGCGGGGTAATGAAACTCTGGGCCATGTTCAAACCCGAGGGCCGCATGACGGTCATCGGCAAAACCAAGTGCTGGGTCTGGCACCTCTGGGACGTGCTCTGGGATGAGATCATCACCCACCGCAAGTTCAACGATTGCGAGGACGGCCCGGCCACCGGCAAGGACACGCCCAACCGCAAGTACGGGCACGCCATCCTGGTCTGGAGCTTCGTCATTCTGGCCTTTGTCACCGCCGTGGTGGCCCTGGGTCACTGGGGCGGCAAGATCATTCCGCTGATCAAGATCGAGACGCCCATGCCCCTGACCTTCCCGGTCAAGATTCTGGCCAACATCGGCGCGCTCATGCTGCTCTGCGGCCTGGCCATCCTTACGGTGCGCCGTCTGCGCCTGAATCCCGACTATCAGGGTTCCAGCTTCTATGACTGGTACCTGCTGGGGATCATCTGGCTGGTGGCCGTGACCGGCGTGCTTTCCCAGTGCTTCCGCCTGGCGGACGCCATCAAACCGGCCTTTATGGTCTATTACCTGCACCTGGTCTTTGTCTGGATGCTCTTCGCCTATCTGCCCTGGTCCAAGTTGGGGCACCTGGTGTACCGCACGGCTGCGCTGGTGTACGTTCGCATGTACGGCAGGAGCAACTAG
- a CDS encoding coiled-coil domain-containing protein, giving the protein MSDSDRKVFPVESVLALVVGKEGVDVKDVAGFVVGRSIACDCCAKAVGPFAAAWLARWYPKFMDMTWSEDQSWEGFVTRAKGLLGDNVSLTPMDGRTKALAAQSLNYLADTYSSLAAQTAAVVKLEERVRELEPAEARAEALQKKVDELEAKIKTMNSDMGGLRKQVAEFQGKVAVSHDDLMQTIKDAIKDGLKGMVVGGAAGAAVAGADAAEAAPAEENAVPDDFGFGSSGSNSDGFGF; this is encoded by the coding sequence ATGTCTGATAGTGATCGCAAAGTGTTTCCCGTGGAGTCCGTGCTGGCCCTGGTGGTGGGCAAAGAGGGTGTGGACGTCAAGGATGTCGCCGGTTTTGTGGTGGGTCGTTCCATCGCCTGCGACTGCTGCGCCAAGGCCGTGGGGCCGTTCGCGGCTGCCTGGCTGGCCCGCTGGTACCCCAAATTCATGGACATGACCTGGAGTGAGGACCAGTCCTGGGAAGGCTTTGTCACCCGCGCCAAGGGGCTGCTGGGCGACAACGTCTCCCTGACCCCCATGGACGGCCGCACCAAGGCGCTGGCCGCCCAGAGCCTGAATTATCTGGCGGACACCTACAGCAGTCTGGCTGCCCAGACCGCCGCCGTGGTCAAGCTGGAAGAGCGCGTGCGCGAACTGGAACCCGCCGAGGCCCGCGCCGAAGCGCTTCAGAAAAAGGTCGACGAACTGGAAGCCAAGATCAAGACCATGAATTCCGATATGGGCGGTCTGCGCAAGCAGGTGGCCGAATTCCAGGGCAAGGTGGCCGTGAGCCATGACGACCTGATGCAGACCATCAAGGACGCCATTAAGGACGGCCTCAAGGGCATGGTGGTGGGCGGCGCCGCCGGAGCCGCCGTTGCTGGTGCTGACGCCGCCGAGGCCGCGCCCGCTGAGGAAAATGCCGTGCCGGATGATTTCGGCTTCGGCTCCTCCGGCTCCAATTCGGACGGCTTCGGTTTCTAG